The following proteins are encoded in a genomic region of Struthio camelus isolate bStrCam1 chromosome 3, bStrCam1.hap1, whole genome shotgun sequence:
- the RAB4A gene encoding ras-related protein Rab-4A has translation MSQTAMSETYDFLFKFLVIGNAGTGKSCLLHQFIEKKFKDDSNHTIGVEFGSKIINVGGKYVKLQIWDTAGQERFRSVTRSYYRGAAGALLVYDITSRETYNALTNWLTDARMLASQNIVIILCGNKKDLDADREVTFLEASRFAQENELMFLETSALTGENVEEAFVQCARKILNKIESGELDPERMGSGIQYGDAALRQLRSPRRAQAESAQECGC, from the exons ATTTCCTTTTTAAGTTCTTGGTCATAGGAAATGCTGGAACTGGAAAATCCTGTTTACTACATCAGTTTATTGAGAAGAAAT tcaAAGATGACTCAAATCATACTATAGGAGTCGAATTTGGTTCAAAGATCATAAACGTCGGTGGTAAATATGTAAAATTGCAGATATGGGATACAGCAGGACAAGAGAGATTCAG GTCTGTAACAAGAAGTTACTACCGAGGTGCTGCAGGTGCTCTGCTTGTCTATGATATCACCAG CCGAGAGACCTACAATGCACTTACCAACTGGTTGACAGATGCAAGAATGTTAGCAAGTCAAAATATTGTGATAATACTGTGTGGAAACAAAAAGGATCTTGATGCAGATCGTGAAGTTACTTTTTTAGAAGCATCCCGGTTTGCACAAGAAAATG AGCTGATGTTCTTGGAAACGAGTGCACTAACAGGGGAAAATGTTGAAGAGGCCTTTGTACAGTGTGCAAGAAAAATACTCAATAAAATTGAATCAG GAGAACTAGATCCAGAAAGAATGGGCTCAGGTATTCAGTATGGAGATGCTGCCTTGAGACAGCTGAGATCACCACGAAGAGCACAAGCAGAAAGTGCTCAGGAATGTGGatgttaa